Within Corynebacterium timonense, the genomic segment GGCGCCGAGGAGGACGAGGCTGCGTCTGGTGGTCTGTCCACCGCGGCCGTGCCCGCGGCCGACTCCGCCGCTGAAACCGCTGCCGAGGACGGCGCTGACGCTCCCGACGAGGGGAAGGACGGCGAGAAGGAAAAGAAGGACGGCGAGGGTGCACAGCAGCCGCAGGAAGGCGGCGGGCAGAACGCCGCCGCTGGCGCGCCGCCGACGCTGGAGATCCCCTTCGGGGATGGCACCGTGTCCGTGCCGGTCCACGAACCTCTCGCAGACGGTAACCCCGGCGGTGACGCTGACCGAGAAGACATCGAGCGGACCATGTACGCGGCGTTGAACCCGGAAAGCCCCGACAAGTGGACGCGCGTGCTTTTGGAGAACTCGTGCCGCAAGGTCACCGATCAGGTCAACTCCGAGCTCAACAAGTCGGGCCTGACCCTCGACCAGGTCGAGGCGGCCGCGCGCATGCAGCAGCAGGCGGGAGAGGGCATCCAGCTGCCGAAGTCCGAGGTGTCGGTCAAGGATGTGCGCGTGAACGGGAACCGCGCGTCCGCGGAGGTCACGGCGACAAGCGCCAATGGATCCGAGACCCAGACCCAGATCTTCGAGCGCGAGGACGGGCGCTGGAAGCTGTGCAACTAGCCGCCCGCGCGGCCCGCCCCATGACCGTGGGGGCGGGCCTTCTCGTGTTCGCACTCGTCGTCGGCGCCGTGGTGGGCGCCCTCTGGGGAGTGCTGCGCCCCGCCTACGAGGTGGTGGTGCGAGACGGCGGCGCCCTCGTCGATCAGGCGCTCAGCCCCGCTAACGTCGAGTTTTCCTCATTCGGGTGGTTCGTGATCCTGAGCGCGGTCCTCGGGCTGGTGGTGGCGCTTGTCGCCTACGCCCGCCTGGGCGGAGCGGTCTCACTCGCCATGATGGCGTGGGTGGTCGTGGCGGCCGCCGCAGGAGCTTTCGCGGTGCACACCTTCGGGTCATGGTCCGCGGGACTGTTCTCCGGTATGCCCAGCCACGACGCGCTCGTTGATGGGGCCCGTTTCCAGCTCGTGCCGCCCCTGCACCCCGGGGTCGCGTGGTTGTGTGCGCCCTTCGTCGCGGCGCTGGTGTATTGGCTGCTGGCGCTGGTCACCCCGGTGCCGCGGGCGGCCGAGCCCCCCGCTCCAGCCCCGGCCGCAGAGTCCTCCCCAGCGGCGGCGGCTGGTTAAAACCTCACGCCCCGCGCGATGCCGCCGATGGCACAAGCGGTAGCTAGGGCCAGTCGACGGCGCTCGTGCCGTGGCTCTGCCTGCTGATCACATCAACCGCCCGGAGGATGGACACCAAAGAGGTGCGCACGTAGGTGTGCAGCTGGTCTGAGGTCAGGCCTGCGGTGATGAGGCATGTTGTTTCCACGTGCACGTGCAGATCCGAGCCCGACACGTGGAGGTAGGCCCGCAGCCCGGCGGATTTTTCGTTGATGCCATTGCACATCAGCCACATGGGTAAAAAGTGCATGCGCGCATCCTTGCCGCTGTCCCACATGGCGGTCAGCCGGGCGTAGCTGTTGTCGTCGATGCATGCGCCGAAGGGCACGGCGTTGATGCTGGTGGCCACGATGTCGTCGTCGAGGCGGTCGTAGGTGAAGTTGAGCGAGTCCAACGCCTTCTCGAGTTGGGCGATCCCGACCTCCTGGCAGGTGTGACCGCCGATCGCGCCGCGGGGCGGGGTGTACTCGTCGGGCGCGCTGTCGACGTCGACCTCGCCCCCGCGGGGCAGGTGTCGCGCGGAGGGGTGCTCCCCGACGAGGGCCTCGATGTCCTGGGCGCGCGCGAGCGTCGGGGGCAGCGGGTGGCGGTACTGCTCGGGGAGGAACGTCTCCCGGATGTCGGCGGAAAACGCGAGCATGTCGTCGCGGGCGGCGCAGATGTCGTGGACGAGCTGTTCGTCGCTGAGCCCGTGCTTCACGCGGATCGCTGTGCGCAGATGCGCGGCGAGGTCGCCGGCGTCGGTCAGCCGGTAGGAAGCCGTCGGCCCGAGCCGGTCGTGGTTCCAGGTGTTGATATACCGGGCGAGCGCGGCGCTATGGGCGAAGTCTACCGGAATGCGCTCCTGATAGTCGGCGACGAGCATGAGCGGGGCGGTGTGGCTGACCCAGAGGGTCGCGATGTACGAGCTGGAGGGGACCACGAGACGGTCGGGCTGCTCGAGCGGCTCGAAGCCGAGGCCGCGCAGCGCGTCGGCGACGCGCTCGAGGGTGACTTCGCGGGGGTGTTGTCCGAGGCCGGCGGTGCTGCGGTGAGGGCTGTGACGTCGCCGTGCCATCGATTGCCTCCTTGCTCCGTGCGTTGGAACTCCGTGCGTTTGAGCTCCGTGGATTGGAACTCCGTGCTTTGGAACAGGGCCGAGCCCGCGCTGCCTCCGTGCCAGGACCTGCCGGGGCCAGCCCCCTGAACACGCCCGAGTCTAAGGAAGCCCGCAATAAAGCGCCAAAATTTTCCACTCGGTGTGAGGCCGTGCGGGCCGGTGTGAGGCGCCGCTGGCCCGAACAGCCCCGTGTCGGGCCAGCGGCTTAGAATAGCGACGGGAATGAATAGCAGCCGGAAAGGAAAGCGGCGTGCCGTGACACGACACGACACGACACGCCGTAGGAGGACGCGATGCTGAAAGTGACTGACCTGCGGGGGCGCACCCCGACGACCTCCGAGCTACGCCGTGCGCTGCCGCGCGGCGGCGTCGACGTCGACGCGGTGGTGGGCGACGTCAGGCTGATCGTTGAGGAGGTGCGCCGGAGCGGGGCCGCGGCGGCGCTCGACTACGGGGAGAAGTTCGACGGCGTGCGCCCGTCCTCCGTGCGCGTCCCCGCCGAGGTGGTGGCCCGCGCTGTCGACACGCTCGACGCCGATGTGCGCGCCGCGCTTGACGAGGCGATCACGCGTATCCGCGCGGTGCACGCGGCGCAGAAGCCGCAGTCGCACACGACGACGCTTCGGCCCGGCGCCACCGTCACCGAGGTTTTCGTGCCCGTGCAGCGCGTCGGCCTCTACGTCCCGGGCGGCAAGGCCGTCTACCCCTCGAGTGTGCTCATGAACGTCATCCCGGCGCAGGAGGCGGGGGCTCGTTCGATGGTGGTGTGCTCGCCGCCGCAGGAGGAGTTCGACGGCTGGCCTCACCCCACGACGCTCGCGGCGTGCGCACTGCTGGGCATCGACGAGGTGTGGGCCGTGGGCGGCGCGCAGGCCGTGGCGCTCCTCGCCTACGGCGACGATAGCCACGACCTCGAGCCGGTGGACAAAGTCACGGGCCCGGGCAACATTTTCGTCGCGGCGGCAAAGCGCGTGGTCAACGGGGTCGTGGGCATCGACGCTGAGGCCGGCCCCAGCGAGATCGCGGTGCTTGCCGACGCCACCGCGGACCCCACCCTCATCGCCGCCGACCTCGTCTCCCAGGCCGAGCACGACGAGCAGGCTGCGTCGGTGCTCATCACGGATTCTGCAGAGCTGGCCGATGCAGTCAACGCCGAGGTGGAGCGCGCCGCGGCCGCAACCCTGAACTCGGAGCGTGCCAGCTCCGCCCTCGGCGGGGGGCAGTCGGGCATCGTGCTTGTCGACGACATCCACACCGCCATTGCCGCCGCCAACGCGTACGCCGCGGAGCACCTCGAGATCCACACCCGCAACCCGCGCGATGTGGCGGAGCGCATTACCAACGCCGGCGCCATCTTCGTCGGACCCTACTCGCCGGTGCCCCTGGGGGACTACGCGGCGGGGTCGAACCACGTTCTCCCCACGTCCGGCACGGCCCGCTTCGCGCCCGGGCTGAGCACCCACACCTTCCTCAAACCGGTGAGCGTGATCGAGTACGACCGCGACGCGCTCGAGGAGATCGGACCGCACATCATCACGCTGTCCGCGGCAGAGCAGCTGCCCGCCCACGGCGAGGCGATCAAGGCCCGCGGCATCGGTCAAGCGGCCGCGGGGGAGGAGGAGTAGATGGAATTCCAGCCGGGCACCCTTGCCCCCGACACCGGCCTGAATCAGCTGCCGCTGCGCGAGCAGCTGCGCGGCGCCTCCGCGTACGGGGCCCCGCAGCTGAGCGTCCCGGTGGCGCTGAACACCAACGAAAACCCCTACCCGCCGTCGTCGGAGCTCATCGAGGACCTCCTCAGCGAGGTCGCCGCGCACGCTCCGGGGCTCAACCGCTACCCGGACCGTGATGCCAGCGAGCTCCGCGCGGACCTCGCCGCCTACGTCACGGCGCGGACCGGGGTGGAAGTCACCCGCGACAACCTGTGGGCCGCTAACGGCTCCAACGAGGTCCTCCACCAGCTTTTGCAGGCCTTCGGCGGGCCGGGGCGCTGCGCGATGGGGTTCACCCCGAGCTACTCCATGCACCCGTTGTTGGCGGCGGGCACGCAGACAGAGTTCGTCTCTGTGACGCGGGGCGCGGACTTCCGCATCGACATCGACACGGCCGTCGCCGACATCGAGCGGCTGCGACCAGACGTCGTCTTTGTCACCACCCCCAACAACCCCACCGGGGACGTGACGCCGCTGGAGGGCATCGCACGGATCCTCGACGCCGCGCCCGGCATCGTCATCGTCGACGAGGCCTACGGGGAGTTCTCCGCGGCGCCGTCGGCGGTGACGCTGCTGGGCGAGTACCCGGCGAAGCTTGTCGTTTCGCGCACCATGTCCAAGGCCTTCGACTTCGCGGGTGGGCGGTTGGGGTACTTCGTCGCCGCCCCGGCCTTCGTCGAGGCGGTCATGCTCGTGCGCTTGCCGTACCACCTCGCCTCCCTGACCCAGGCGGCGGCGCGCGTTGCGCTGAGGCATGCGGAGGAGACGCTGG encodes:
- a CDS encoding YbjN domain-containing protein, giving the protein MARRRHSPHRSTAGLGQHPREVTLERVADALRGLGFEPLEQPDRLVVPSSSYIATLWVSHTAPLMLVADYQERIPVDFAHSAALARYINTWNHDRLGPTASYRLTDAGDLAAHLRTAIRVKHGLSDEQLVHDICAARDDMLAFSADIRETFLPEQYRHPLPPTLARAQDIEALVGEHPSARHLPRGGEVDVDSAPDEYTPPRGAIGGHTCQEVGIAQLEKALDSLNFTYDRLDDDIVATSINAVPFGACIDDNSYARLTAMWDSGKDARMHFLPMWLMCNGINEKSAGLRAYLHVSGSDLHVHVETTCLITAGLTSDQLHTYVRTSLVSILRAVDVISRQSHGTSAVDWP
- the hisD gene encoding histidinol dehydrogenase translates to MLKVTDLRGRTPTTSELRRALPRGGVDVDAVVGDVRLIVEEVRRSGAAAALDYGEKFDGVRPSSVRVPAEVVARAVDTLDADVRAALDEAITRIRAVHAAQKPQSHTTTLRPGATVTEVFVPVQRVGLYVPGGKAVYPSSVLMNVIPAQEAGARSMVVCSPPQEEFDGWPHPTTLAACALLGIDEVWAVGGAQAVALLAYGDDSHDLEPVDKVTGPGNIFVAAAKRVVNGVVGIDAEAGPSEIAVLADATADPTLIAADLVSQAEHDEQAASVLITDSAELADAVNAEVERAAAATLNSERASSALGGGQSGIVLVDDIHTAIAAANAYAAEHLEIHTRNPRDVAERITNAGAIFVGPYSPVPLGDYAAGSNHVLPTSGTARFAPGLSTHTFLKPVSVIEYDRDALEEIGPHIITLSAAEQLPAHGEAIKARGIGQAAAGEEE
- a CDS encoding histidinol-phosphate transaminase; the protein is MEFQPGTLAPDTGLNQLPLREQLRGASAYGAPQLSVPVALNTNENPYPPSSELIEDLLSEVAAHAPGLNRYPDRDASELRADLAAYVTARTGVEVTRDNLWAANGSNEVLHQLLQAFGGPGRCAMGFTPSYSMHPLLAAGTQTEFVSVTRGADFRIDIDTAVADIERLRPDVVFVTTPNNPTGDVTPLEGIARILDAAPGIVIVDEAYGEFSAAPSAVTLLGEYPAKLVVSRTMSKAFDFAGGRLGYFVAAPAFVEAVMLVRLPYHLASLTQAAARVALRHAEETLATVDKLARERVRVERALVTIGYEVVPSESNFLFFGRFESSHDAWQAFLDRGVLIRDVGVPGYLRVTIGLDEENDAFLAAAAEVRAKEEATNG